The sequence below is a genomic window from Flavobacterium keumense.
GGAAGAATTGTCTGAAAGTTTATCTAATAAAGAATAACTATGGCTACAAAAATAGTTTGTTTTGGCGAGGTCTTATTTGACGTTTTTCCAACACACAGAAAAATTGGAGGAGCGCCTTTGAATGTTGCACTTCGTATGGCTTCATTAGGAATTAACACGCAAATCATTAGTCGTATTGGGCAGGATGAAATCGGTAAAGAATTACTTGATTTTGTTAGCCAAAATGGTGTAAGTACAGACTCTATCCAAGTTGACAACACCTTTGCAACAGGTGAAGTATTAGTTAAATTAGACGAAAAAGGTTCGGCTTCATACACCATCAATTATCCTGTAGCTTGGGATAAAATTGAAGCTACTCCTGAAGCTCAAAATGTAGTTGCCAATGCGGACGCACTTGTTTTTGGAAGTTTAGTTTGTAGAGACAACACCTCTTACCAAAGCTTATTAAGTCTGCTAAATTGTGCTAAATATAAAATTTTTGATGTGAATTTAAGAGCGCCTTTTTACACCAAAGAAT
It includes:
- a CDS encoding carbohydrate kinase family protein, giving the protein MATKIVCFGEVLFDVFPTHRKIGGAPLNVALRMASLGINTQIISRIGQDEIGKELLDFVSQNGVSTDSIQVDNTFATGEVLVKLDEKGSASYTINYPVAWDKIEATPEAQNVVANADALVFGSLVCRDNTSYQSLLSLLNCAKYKIFDVNLRAPFYTKELLSDLMKKADFIKFNDDELYEISEYLGSPFHSLEQNIQFIAEKTNTKHICVTKGSHGAVLLYNNQLFYNSGYKITVADTVGAGDSFLAGLLTKLLTGVAPQNAIDFACALGALVAQNEGANPTISPEAIAEFMQI